One Diadema setosum chromosome 8, eeDiaSeto1, whole genome shotgun sequence genomic window carries:
- the LOC140231430 gene encoding NADH dehydrogenase [ubiquinone] 1 beta subcomplex subunit 10-like has protein sequence MGVLEEFITNAFYYTVDAPVTLVRDFVEAQQKRNQFYFYHKRFPRVTSIEDCAVDDFVCMYEANMQYKRDRLVDMEILKLLQKTLADCRFEEGPNAHQACRAQLAEYEEAAHGYHTKYGELGGTGNAVRCMMKQKARMMEERKKARQQGKEA, from the exons ATGGGTGTGTTGGAGGAATTCATCACAAATGCGTTTTATTACACTGTAGATGCACCAGTCACTCTTGTACGAG ACTTTGTGGAAGCTCAACAAAAGCGGAACCAATTCTACTTCTACCACAAGAGATTTCCCAGGGTTACATCCATTGAAGATTGTGCTGTGGATGATTTCGTCTGCATGTATGAAGCCAACATGCAGTACAAGCGAGACAG GTTGGTTGACATGGAGATTCTGAAACTGCTGCAGAAGACCCTGGCTGACTGCCGGTTTGAGGAAGGACCGAACGCCCACCAAGCCTGCAGGGCCCAGCTGGCAGAGTATGAAGAGGCCGCTCATGGATACCATACAAAAT aTGGTGAACTTGGTGGCACAGGAAATGCAGTGAGATGTATGATGAAGCAGAAGGCAAGAATGatggaagaaaggaagaaagccAGACAACAGGGAAAAGAAGCATAG
- the LOC140231949 gene encoding large ribosomal subunit protein uL3-like produces MSHRKFSAPRHGSLGFLPRKRSRRHRGKAKAFPKDDKSKPVHLTCFLGYKAGMTHIVRDVDRPGSKVNKKEVVEAVSIIETPPMIIVGLVGYIETPAGLRALKTVWAEHLSDECKRRFYKNWYRSKKKAFTKSSKKWADEMGKKEIEKDLAIMKKYCTVIRVIAHTQMKLMNQRQKKAHVMEIQLNGGSIADKVEWAKERLEKPMPVSEVFGQDEMIDIIGVTKGHGFKGVTSRWGTKKLPRKTHKGLRKVACIGAWHPARVGYGVARAGQKGYHHRTEINKKVYRVGKGYHMDGGKLVKNNGATEHDITDKSINPMGGFPHYGEVKNDFLMIKGCVVGPKKRVITLRKSLLVHTKRVALEKINLKLIDTTSKFGHGRFQTHAEKKAFMGPLKKDLKKEASASS; encoded by the exons ATG TCGCACAGAAAGTTCTCGGCACCCAGGCACGGCTCCTTGGGCTTTCTGCCCCGAAAGCGCAGCAGGCGCCACCGTGGAAAGGCCAAGGCCTTCCCCAAGGATGACAAGAGCAAGCCTGTCCACCTGACCTGCTTCCTTGGCTACAAGGCAGGCATGACCCATATTGTTCGCGATGTGGACCGACCTGGATCAA AGGTGAACAAGAAGGAAGTGGTAGAAGCAGTGAGCATCATCGAGACACCTCCCATGATCATTGTGGGCTTGGTTGGGTACATCGAGACTCCGGCCGGCCTCCGCGCCCTCAAGACCGTCTGGGCTGAGCATCTCAGCGATGAATGCAAACGTCGATTCTACAAGAACTG GTACCGCTCCAAGAAGAAGGCTTTCACCAAGTCCTCCAAGAAGTGGGCCGACGAGATGGGCAAGAAGGAGATTGAGAAAGACCTTGCCATCATGAAGAAGTATTGCACCGTCATCCGCGtcattgcacacacacaa ATGAAACTGATGAACCAGCGCCAGAAGAAGGCCCATGTGATGGAGATCCAGCTGAATGGAGGCAGCATCGCAGACAAGGTGGAGTGGGCCAAGGAGAGGCTGGAAAAGCCCATGCCGGTGTCCGAGGTCTTCGGACAGGACGAGATGATTGACATCATCGGTGTCACCAAGGGACACGGGTTCAAGG GTGTGACTTCCCGTTGGGGAACGAAGAAGCTGCCCCGCAAGACCCACAAGGGTCTGCGCAAGGTCGCCTGTATCGGTGCCTGGCATCCGGCCCGCGTTGGCTACGGCGTGGCCCGTGCTGGTCAGAAGGGTTACCACCACCGCACCGAGATCAACAAGAAGGTGTACCGCGTCGGCAAGGGCTACCACATGGATGGTGGCAAGCTCGTCAAGAACAACGGCGCCACCGAGCACGACATCACAGACAAGAGCATCAACCCCATG GGAGGCTTCCCCCACTACGGTGAGGTGAAAAACGACTTCCTGATGATCAAGGGCTGTGTCGTCGGACCAAAGAAGAGGGTCATCACTCTCCGCAAG TCTCTGCTGGTCCACACCAAGCGTGTAGCCCTGGAGAAGATCAACCTGAAGCTCATCGACACCACCTCCAAGTTTGGTCACGGTCGCTTCCAGACCCATGCCGAGAAGAAGGCATTCATG GGTCCCCTCAAGAAGGATCTGAAGAAGGAAGCATCCGCCTCCAGCTAA